The Haloferax sp. Atlit-12N genome segment ACGAGAACGCCGGGGACGCCGAGACCGAGCCCGGAAAAGGAGAGTCCCAGCACGAGCGCCGGGATGACCGGCGTCTTGAGCACGCCGACGAACTCCTCTTTGAACGACACGTCGGCACCGTTGACGAGCACGAGAACGGTGATGGTGAGCGGGACGTGAGTGAGTGCGCCGACGCCGAGGATGACACTCGCCTTCGCCGTCGTCAGCGAGCCGAACGTCGAGGCGACGAGCGGCAGGCCGAGGAAACCGAGGTTCGAGTAGTACGACTGGACGATGGCGACGCTCCGGACCGAGTCGGGCGACACCCGGCGGTGGACGACCCACCCGACGGCGAGCATCGTGAAGAGGACGAGCCAGAAGCCCACGAGGAGCGTCGGCTCGATGACCTCGCGAATCGGCTGGTCGTACGTCGAGGTGAACACGAGCGCGGGGAGCGCGAAGGCGAACGCGAAGAACGTGAGTTTGTCGCGGCGGCTACTGTCGAGGAGGCCGAGACGCTTCGCTAGCGCCCCGAGGCAGAGCACCCCGAGCATGTAGCCCAGATTTGCGGCGACGGTCATACCCTTCCATCGAACAGGGGGGTCCTTCCGTGTTACGCTCGCGGAGATTCCGTTCGGGTAATTCGACCACGAGAGCGCCTGAGTCGAGCATATCCCAGTTAATCGTCCATGAGAGATTCGAGCTCGCGCGCGAGGCGCTCCCCGATGCGAATCATCGCGTCGTCGCCGGGGTGGACGAGGTCGGTCGTCATCCCGCTGGCGGTCGGCAGGAGGTCGGGGCCCTCCACGAGGTGGACGTTGTCGTAGCCGCACTCGTCGACCACGTCACGAAGGTGCTGGCGGAACGTCTCGGAGAGCGTCGCTTCCTCGTGGTCGCGCTTGTACTCGCGCACGTGCGGGAACAGTGTGATGCAGGCGACGGGTTTCGTCGGGTTCGCCGCGGCGACGGTCTCGACCATGTCCGCGGCCCGTTCGCGGAACTCGTCGGGCGAGAACCGACCGACCATGTTCACCGACAGCGAGAGCGTCGCCACGTCCCAGTCGTCGCGGGCGGCGATGTGCTCGGCCATCGCAGGGTCACAATAGGCGGTCCCGCAGGAGCCGAGGTTTATCGGGTCCGCTCCGAGTCTCCGGGCCGTCTGGTTGACGTACGTGAGCATCTCCGCCGACGGGTCCTCACCCTCGGTAATCGACGTGCCGTACGCGAGGTATCGGAGGCTTGGCACCTCGTCTGCGGTCGGCGGCCGCCGCGCGCCCTCGACGTCGTGGTAGTAGATGTGGCCGCCGCGGTGGTCGCCGGGGAAGACGAGCCGGCACACCTCGGGCGCGTAGCGCATCTCGCCGGTGGCGTCGGGGTCGAGGTCGGAAAGCGATTCCGGGGGAGACAGTTCGACTGTCTTCGGTTCCGGCCCGAGCGTGAACTCCTCGCCCGCCGCCTGAAAGTCCCCCCAGAACGGCCGGACGAGGCTGTCGCGCTCCTCGGAGGAGAGCGTGATACGGACCGTCCCCTCCTCTGGGACGAACCGTATCTCGGTCCCCGCCGGGTGAGACATCCGCGTCTGCGCGCCGGTGTTCAGGCCGCTCCTGACCGCCTCCGGAACGCGGAGCAATCGAAGTCCCTCGCGGGGTCGAACCCGCTGGAGCGCCCTGACGTTGTGGAACTGAATGTCGTCGTGCTGGATATCGTCGTGCTGCATACCGTGTGAGTCTCGCACACGCCACACCTACTTATCGCTACCTCCGGCGACCGACGCGCGGCGATGGGCGCGACGGAGCTGGACGGAGACTGACGCCGAATTGGCATCGTCGGTTCCCGAGGCGGGAAAATTACAGACATATGTTTGTAATATATTGGCGACTATAGCGCCGAATTCACGCGTACGTCGTATGGGTCACACAGCCGATCAAAATCTCAAACCCACTAAACACCATCATAAGCCCACTTAGAGTCCAAAACTCCTGAGTTCGCCACCGGGGAACGCAAAACCCATCCAGAGTGAATAATTGGGCACAATTCGCCGAATGTTCGTTCCCCACCGGCGAACAAAATAGGCTGTGACGCCGACCTCGTGCGGTCAATCTCGGGGATATAGTCGCTCAACTGCCGGAATTAAGGGTGCATCGCGATTGTTTCGGGTCGGCAGTCCGGCGAGACACGAACGGACCAGTGAGGCGTGAAAACGTCTCAACAGCGAAGCGAGGGAACGGCGAGGCGACGAAAAATGGGGTAGGACGCTTCCAACGGATGTCGTCGGGCGGCGTCAGACAGGTGTGGTGAGCGTGGTCAGTCGGTGTCGTTGCGGTCGGAACCGTCGGTGTGCGCGCCGGTCGAAGTCGCCGATTCAGTCGATGACGCGGGCGATGCCGTCGTCGAGTTCCTCGTACAGTTCCTCGGCGCGGCGCTCGTCGCCGGCCGACAGCGGGCGGATCGGCTCGCGGACGTTCCCCCCGTGCAGGCCGGCCAGTTCGAGGCCTTTCTTCACCGCGGAGACGCTTATCGCGCCGGGAAGGTCGTTGTCCTCGCCCGTCTCGCCGCGGAAGTCTTGGAAGGGAAGCGTCAGGTCGCGAATCTCGCGGGCGTGCTCCCAGTTCTCCTCGGTGAGCGCCTCGAACAGCGAGAGGCCGATTTCCGGGCGGAAGTTACTGACGCCGGCCGAGAAGCCCTCGATACCCTCGTTCCAGAACGAGACGGCGTACGGTTCCGCGAGGCCGTCCACCCAGACCACGTCGTCGTCCGCGACGGCGACGGCGGAGCCGAGTTTGACCGGGTCCTCGATGGCGTACTTGACGCCGACGACGCCGTCGATGCGCGAGAGGTCGCGGAGGAAGGAGACCGAGGGATCGAAGCCGCGGACGTAGGGAACGAGCGGCGTGTCGGTCGCGGCGTCGAGTTTCTCGTAGTAGCGGAGCAGTCCGCGCTCGTGGACGTAGGTGTGGTCCGGCGGCATGACCATCATCGCGTCCACGCCGATGCGGTCGTAGGCTTCCATCAGGTCGGTCGCGGCCTTCGTCGACCCGCCGACGCCGGCGAGGACGCAGGCGCTGTCGGGGAGGGCTTCGACGCTCGTCTCCGTCACGTCGACGCGCTCCTGTTGGGACAGGGAGTGGTATTCGCTGATGTTCGCGGCCGCGAGGAACGACGAGATACCGTCGCCGGAAAGCGACTTCGCGTTGGCTTCGAGTTTGTCGTGTTCTATCTCCAGGTCGTCGTCGAACGGCGTGAGCAAGCCGACGGCGACGCCACGGAGACGACTACGTACACGGTCGTCTGCGAGTGGCATGGTAGAGTCAATCTTGGTCAACCCTGATAAAGCCATCGTCAGTCTCGAACGGCGTTCTCGCGCGCTCGGGGGCGCCCGCGAGTTACGTCTTCGGGACACAATAGTCAGGCTACGCGAACGAACGACGCTGTCGACGCGGGAGAGTTCACCGCGGGTGTGGACGTCGGCGCGAAGTCGGATTTCGCGGTCACCCATCAATTTATTACGATTTGGTCAGAGTGGATTCGTATGGACGTCTTGATGACCGGCGTCTATGGCCGGTGCGGCACCGCAGTCATAGACCACCTGCACGACGACGACGACTACGACTTCACGTACTTCAACCGCTCTGACCGCCCCGACGACCACCCCTACGGTGGCTACGACACCGTCGTCGGTGACGTGTCCGACTACGACGCGCTCAACGACGCTGCGGAGGGACAGGACGCCATGATCCACATGGCGGCGTACCCCTACACCGACGGCACGTGGGAGGACATCTTCGAGCCCAACATCATCGGGATGTACAACGCGCTCGAAGTCGCCCGCGAAAACGAAATCGAATCGTTCGTCTTCCTCTCGACCAACCACGTCATGGGCGGCTACGAGGACGAGTTCTCCCCCGAGATTTACGAACCGGGCCACGGACTCGTCATCGGCCACGACGACCCCGTCCGCCCCGACTCGTTCTACGGCGCGTCGAAGGCCTACGGCGAGGACATGGGCCGGTACTACGTCGAGAACTACGAATACCCCAAGCAGTTCTACGCCCTCCGGGTGTGCAGCGTCCGGATGCCCGAGTACGACCACCCGTACGGCGACGCCGAGCAGGCCGTCGAGAACGGCGAGTTCGAGCGCGGGAGCGCCGAGTATGAAGAGACCGTCGGGCGCATGAAGGCGATGTGGCAGTCCCGCCGCGACTTCGCCCACGAAATCGACTGCTGTCTGCAGGACGACGACGTCGAGTTCGGCATCTTCAGCGGCGTGAGCGACAACCAGCGCCGGTGGTACGACCTCGAACACGCCCGCTCGCAGATCGGTTACCACCCGCAGGACGACGGCGAGGAGTGGGACAGCCCGCCGGAGTAATCCCGAAGTCCGAGCCACGTCCCGCTGTCTGTCCCGCCTGTTCCGTTTTCGGTTCTTCCATCGACGCGTCGTTGCTGACGCAAGCAAATCTGATTCTGCAATTAAATTTATGTATATTTGTTAAAAATGGGTTCGTGGGTATGAAAGACACACCCACAGTCAACGATTCGAACCGAGTCTCGCTCACCAGACGAACCGCGCTCGCGCTCCTCGGGGGCACCGGCGTCGCGGCGCTGTCCGGCACCGCGGCCGCCCAGTCCGACGACGAACGCGAGGACGACGGCGAAGAGGACCGCGGGAACGGCCGCGGAAACGACGGAAAGCCGTGGAATCGAGACGTCGATGCGAATGGCAACAGTCTGTATAACCTCGCGTCGCTCGACGTGGACCGCGTCTACACCTCGGCGCGCGACGCCGACGTCATCGTCTGGAAGGACGACGACGGGACGTTCCACGCGGACGGCGCGGACGGCGAAGTCGCGTCGGGCGACGGCGTCGTACCGGTCGCGCAGGCGGCCATCGACAGCCTCACCGAGGGGCGGACGTGGAACGAGAAGGTGCTCATCGCCTCGCCCGGCGAGATTACGGGCGAGGACGGCAGCCTCGAACTCCCGAGCTACACGACCCTCGACGCGCCAACCACGCTCTCGATTCCCGACGGGGAGTCGGTGCCACCGGTCGTTCGGGCCGTCGGCGCGGAACACATCGAAGTGGAATCCCTCGTCGTCGAGGGGCCCGCGGCGATGGGTGTCCGACTCACCAGTTGTTCGAACGTCCGCCTCGGCGACATCCGTATCACAGGCGTGACCAGCGACGGCATCCGTATCGACGGCCGGGGCGACGCGCCCCGATCGACCGACATCCAGATGGGGCAGATATACATCGAGGGGAACGGCCACCACGGCGTCGAGACCTACGGGGTCGACCGCATCCAAATCGAGCAGGTCGTCGGCAACGACCCCGCAAGCTGCGTCGTCCTCCTCAACGACACCGTCGACGCGACGGTGAACAGCGTCGTCGGCCTCGAACCGGGCGGTCCCGCGGGCTACGCGACGTTCCGCGTCGCCAACGGCGCGCACGACGTGACAGTCGGCGAAGTCGTCAGCCGCGGCGGCAACCGAGGCGTCTTCGGCGTCTCCGAGTGTTACGACATCACCATCGGCCACGTCAACATCGAGGGCGCGGAGGACCAGGGCATTCTCATCCAGAACTGCCGGGACTTCACCGTGCAGGGCGGCGTCGTCAAGAACACGAACGGCGACGGCGTCCGCATCGACTCGCGGAACGACGGGGAACAGCTTCCCGCGGAAGGCATCTCGATTAGCAATCTCCGCGTCTACGACGACCGCGACGAGCCGAAACAGACGTGGGGCATCCTCGAAACCGGGCCGGCGTGCAACCACAACCGCATCGTCAACAACGACGTACGGAGCGGCGGGACGACCCGGAACATCGGGATTTTCTCGAACACGACGGTCGTGCGGGACAACGTCGGCGGCGGCTTCGCCGACGGCGAGGTGACGCTGTCGGCCGGCGAATCGCCCGCGGCCCGCGTCGAGGGCGTCAGCGAGTTCCCCGACGTGACCATCCCGGGGAGCGTCGACGAACCGGAAGACTTCGAGGCGTCGGCACTGTCGGTCCGCGCGAAGCCCGCGACGACGGGGTCGTCGGAGACGTACGCGTGGGAGAGCTACGTGGAGTGGAACGGCTCCACCGGGAGTTGGGACCTCGTCTTCGAGTGGCGTACCGACCCCGGCGTCGACGTGACGCTCGACTACGTCGTGGACAAGACGCGCTGAAGCGGCCGTCGCACCCGGCGGCTGACGGTTGACGTGGGCGACTACCGGCGACTGCCGGCGACTGATGACGAACGACTGCGCCGGTCGATGAGTCCGAAAAAACGAGGGTGACGGTTCAGGCCGACGCGGCGACGCTCACTCGGTGTGAAGCGTCACGTAGCCGTCGAAGTTGAGAATCACGAACTGCGCGAGGTCGCCGAACAGCGCCTTCCCGGTCGGCGAGCGGTTCCGGCCGAGGATGAACACGTGGTCCGCGCCCTCCTCTTCTGCGACTTCGATGACCGTCTCGGCGCGCTCTTTCTCACTCGCTATTCGCGGGACGATTTCGTAGGACACCTCGTCGTCGGTCCCGAAGACCTCTCGGGCGACTTCCTCGGCGTCGTTCATCGCACCCTTGAACGCGTCCTGTTCCGTGTATGACGTGTGCTCGACGTCGCCGATGGTGTCGAGGACCTCCTGGGTCTCCTCGAACTCGTCTTCGGTGAGCGTGACGAGGAGGACGAGGTCGGCGTCCGCGCCGAGTGCGTGTTCTCTGGCCTCCCGGAGGAGGTCCGCGTGTAAGTCAGTGTTCTCGATGAGTACTAATCCTCTGTCCATGCACCTGCATTTCATCTCGTCTTATCTAAGTCTACCGCAGGAACGGACGGCACGGACGGGGTTGGCGGGAGTACGAGCCACCAGGCCGACCTTCTCCCCGCGTGCGACGCGCGACTCGTCGCCTGGCGGAGCAGTCGCCCGGCGGGGCAGTATACTGAAATACACCGCGGTACTCTACGTAGGCATGCCCGAAACGAGTCTCGCCGACGTGCTCCGCGACTACGAGACCCGGATGAAGTTCGTCCTCGTCATCTCGCTGGCCTCTATCGTCCTGCTACTCATCTCGCTTCCGTCTATCGAACCGGGGACGACGACCCACGCGCTCGTCTACCTCCAACTGACGACGTTCGGCGGGTTGGCGGTCGCGATGCTCGGACTGCTCTTGTGGACGGCCAGAAGCGCGTGAGAGACGTTCATCGAACCCTGATAGTCAGGAATTACAACTAGGATAGTTATTTTCTCTGGCATGGCCAGTATGGACAAATCCAGTATCTATATTAACCGGGAGTATC includes the following:
- a CDS encoding AEC family transporter — protein: MTVAANLGYMLGVLCLGALAKRLGLLDSSRRDKLTFFAFAFALPALVFTSTYDQPIREVIEPTLLVGFWLVLFTMLAVGWVVHRRVSPDSVRSVAIVQSYYSNLGFLGLPLVASTFGSLTTAKASVILGVGALTHVPLTITVLVLVNGADVSFKEEFVGVLKTPVIPALVLGLSFSGLGLGVPGVLVTGLDALASLALPVALLSIGASLTVSAESFDFRTVGAVVGSKVILMPLVAFAVFSTLASSWTTVQAGVTMLATPTAVSSFIYANELGGDADLASMNVFATTAVSVATLFVVLQFLL
- a CDS encoding SGNH/GDSL hydrolase family protein translates to MQHDDIQHDDIQFHNVRALQRVRPREGLRLLRVPEAVRSGLNTGAQTRMSHPAGTEIRFVPEEGTVRITLSSEERDSLVRPFWGDFQAAGEEFTLGPEPKTVELSPPESLSDLDPDATGEMRYAPEVCRLVFPGDHRGGHIYYHDVEGARRPPTADEVPSLRYLAYGTSITEGEDPSAEMLTYVNQTARRLGADPINLGSCGTAYCDPAMAEHIAARDDWDVATLSLSVNMVGRFSPDEFRERAADMVETVAAANPTKPVACITLFPHVREYKRDHEEATLSETFRQHLRDVVDECGYDNVHLVEGPDLLPTASGMTTDLVHPGDDAMIRIGERLARELESLMDD
- a CDS encoding dihydrodipicolinate synthase family protein — its product is MPLADDRVRSRLRGVAVGLLTPFDDDLEIEHDKLEANAKSLSGDGISSFLAAANISEYHSLSQQERVDVTETSVEALPDSACVLAGVGGSTKAATDLMEAYDRIGVDAMMVMPPDHTYVHERGLLRYYEKLDAATDTPLVPYVRGFDPSVSFLRDLSRIDGVVGVKYAIEDPVKLGSAVAVADDDVVWVDGLAEPYAVSFWNEGIEGFSAGVSNFRPEIGLSLFEALTEENWEHAREIRDLTLPFQDFRGETGEDNDLPGAISVSAVKKGLELAGLHGGNVREPIRPLSAGDERRAEELYEELDDGIARVID
- a CDS encoding NAD(P)-dependent oxidoreductase; its protein translation is MDVLMTGVYGRCGTAVIDHLHDDDDYDFTYFNRSDRPDDHPYGGYDTVVGDVSDYDALNDAAEGQDAMIHMAAYPYTDGTWEDIFEPNIIGMYNALEVARENEIESFVFLSTNHVMGGYEDEFSPEIYEPGHGLVIGHDDPVRPDSFYGASKAYGEDMGRYYVENYEYPKQFYALRVCSVRMPEYDHPYGDAEQAVENGEFERGSAEYEETVGRMKAMWQSRRDFAHEIDCCLQDDDVEFGIFSGVSDNQRRWYDLEHARSQIGYHPQDDGEEWDSPPE
- a CDS encoding right-handed parallel beta-helix repeat-containing protein codes for the protein MKDTPTVNDSNRVSLTRRTALALLGGTGVAALSGTAAAQSDDEREDDGEEDRGNGRGNDGKPWNRDVDANGNSLYNLASLDVDRVYTSARDADVIVWKDDDGTFHADGADGEVASGDGVVPVAQAAIDSLTEGRTWNEKVLIASPGEITGEDGSLELPSYTTLDAPTTLSIPDGESVPPVVRAVGAEHIEVESLVVEGPAAMGVRLTSCSNVRLGDIRITGVTSDGIRIDGRGDAPRSTDIQMGQIYIEGNGHHGVETYGVDRIQIEQVVGNDPASCVVLLNDTVDATVNSVVGLEPGGPAGYATFRVANGAHDVTVGEVVSRGGNRGVFGVSECYDITIGHVNIEGAEDQGILIQNCRDFTVQGGVVKNTNGDGVRIDSRNDGEQLPAEGISISNLRVYDDRDEPKQTWGILETGPACNHNRIVNNDVRSGGTTRNIGIFSNTTVVRDNVGGGFADGEVTLSAGESPAARVEGVSEFPDVTIPGSVDEPEDFEASALSVRAKPATTGSSETYAWESYVEWNGSTGSWDLVFEWRTDPGVDVTLDYVVDKTR
- a CDS encoding universal stress protein, with protein sequence MDRGLVLIENTDLHADLLREAREHALGADADLVLLVTLTEDEFEETQEVLDTIGDVEHTSYTEQDAFKGAMNDAEEVAREVFGTDDEVSYEIVPRIASEKERAETVIEVAEEEGADHVFILGRNRSPTGKALFGDLAQFVILNFDGYVTLHTE